The proteins below are encoded in one region of Limnochorda pilosa:
- a CDS encoding DUF1634 domain-containing protein, whose protein sequence is MNEARSHVNPLRPRELDPVLEGGGVPAGSEGQPEPANRGGAEAGTDDLAAMETWISRLLQLGVLASAAVIALGVILWAATGETGYAPGTYPLGFGSILAGVLAGRPLAVIQVGLVLLVLTPIFRVGAAVLLFHRQGDRAYTLITLAVFLMLAATFLAGGGGG, encoded by the coding sequence GTGAACGAGGCTCGAAGCCACGTGAACCCGCTGCGGCCCAGGGAGCTCGACCCGGTGCTGGAAGGCGGGGGGGTGCCCGCGGGATCCGAAGGGCAGCCCGAGCCGGCGAACCGCGGCGGGGCCGAGGCCGGCACCGACGACCTGGCCGCCATGGAGACATGGATCAGCCGGTTGCTGCAACTGGGCGTCCTGGCCAGCGCCGCGGTCATTGCCCTGGGGGTGATCCTCTGGGCGGCCACGGGGGAGACCGGCTATGCGCCCGGCACCTACCCGCTGGGTTTCGGTTCCATCCTGGCCGGCGTGCTCGCGGGGCGGCCGCTGGCCGTGATCCAGGTGGGGCTCGTCCTCCTGGTGCTCACGCCCATCTTTCGCGTGGGGGCGGCCGTCCTCCTCTTCCACCGCCAGGGAGATCGGGCCTACACCCTCATCACCTTGGCCGTCTTCCTGATGCTGGCGGCCACGTTTCTGGCGGGAGGGGGCGGGGGATGA
- a CDS encoding GntR family transcriptional regulator translates to MTSPGGRGRSAATPGSRRGEARLPEGTLLARGGAVPLHHQLRLALQRLIEEGVWKPNERLPGERALTQRFGLSRATVRQALQEMTAAGLLVKRHGSGTYVAPRRLEETLAVLKGFAEELVDQGLAPRVRVVRAGPVGAAPEVAKALGVPAGASVVEVSRIVQVEGVALLADDSFLPQAVGELVLMAGPGRSIYATLDLLGHPPAEGEQTIASAPADERDARRLGLRPGEPVLVARRVTRLADGTPVEYRRAVYRAERYQYRVRLHRAAAPEQGSA, encoded by the coding sequence ATGACGTCCCCGGGCGGCCGGGGGCGCTCCGCCGCCACCCCTGGGTCGCGGCGGGGAGAGGCGCGGCTGCCCGAGGGAACGCTCCTGGCCCGGGGCGGCGCCGTTCCGCTCCACCACCAGCTCCGGCTGGCCCTCCAGCGCCTGATCGAGGAGGGCGTCTGGAAGCCGAACGAGCGGCTGCCCGGCGAGCGGGCGCTCACCCAACGGTTCGGCCTCAGCCGGGCCACGGTGCGTCAGGCCCTGCAAGAGATGACCGCCGCGGGACTCCTTGTGAAACGCCACGGCAGCGGCACCTACGTGGCCCCACGGCGGCTGGAGGAGACCCTGGCGGTCCTGAAGGGCTTCGCCGAGGAGCTGGTGGACCAGGGGCTCGCCCCGCGGGTGCGGGTGGTGCGGGCGGGCCCCGTGGGGGCGGCCCCGGAGGTGGCGAAAGCACTGGGCGTTCCCGCCGGCGCCTCCGTGGTGGAGGTCAGCCGGATCGTGCAGGTGGAAGGGGTCGCTCTGCTGGCCGACGACAGCTTCCTGCCCCAGGCGGTGGGGGAGCTGGTGTTGATGGCCGGTCCGGGCCGCTCCATCTACGCGACCCTGGACCTCCTGGGCCACCCGCCGGCCGAGGGCGAGCAGACCATCGCCTCGGCCCCGGCCGACGAGCGCGACGCCCGCCGCCTGGGGTTGCGGCCGGGCGAGCCGGTGCTGGTGGCCCGGCGCGTCACCCGGCTGGCTGACGGCACCCCGGTGGAGTACCGGCGCGCCGTTTACCGCGCGGAGCGCTACCAGTACAGGGTGCGGCTGCACCGGGCAGCGGCCCCGGAGCAGGGATCGGCCTGA
- a CDS encoding MFS transporter encodes MRRQHQPNGSASGSATGRDEPARRGASLLQAASALKHRDFRLFMTGQLVSLTGTWMQAVAQAWLVLQLTGSPFKLGAVTAVQTLPVLVLSLFAGVVADRLPRRSVLLATQTSMMLFALALSALTWTGVVQYWHVVALALGLGLANTFDMPARQAFMVELVAPEDMVNAIAINSSVFNVTRLVGPAVAGLITGLWGPAPAFLLNGLTFLAVIASLILIPPRPRQHAVGVQRGLLSHVREGLQYVRRTPRVARAILLLGALSTFTMNVNVLVPVFARDALAQGATGYGLLMSAMGVGALVGALYLAARSHEGDPTGLRIAAAFVLSGALVLLGLTRQYAPALAVMMAVGWGMVSFNASTNSTLQMNTPDTYRGRVMSLYSLMLVGVAPIGSLLTGAALDAWGPAATALLAGGAGFLFAVILQPWRDLRRSPEAA; translated from the coding sequence TTGCGCCGCCAGCACCAGCCGAATGGTTCCGCGTCCGGGAGCGCCACGGGCCGGGATGAGCCCGCCCGCCGCGGCGCCTCGCTCCTGCAGGCCGCCTCGGCCCTGAAGCACCGGGATTTCCGCCTCTTCATGACCGGCCAGCTGGTCTCCCTCACCGGGACCTGGATGCAGGCGGTGGCGCAGGCATGGCTCGTGCTGCAGCTCACGGGCTCTCCCTTCAAGCTGGGGGCGGTCACCGCCGTGCAGACGCTGCCCGTGCTGGTGCTCTCCCTCTTCGCGGGGGTGGTGGCGGACCGGCTCCCCCGCCGTTCGGTGCTCCTGGCCACCCAGACCAGCATGATGCTCTTCGCGCTGGCCCTCTCGGCTCTGACCTGGACCGGCGTGGTTCAGTACTGGCACGTGGTGGCGCTGGCCCTGGGGCTGGGGCTCGCCAACACCTTCGACATGCCCGCCCGCCAGGCGTTCATGGTGGAGCTGGTGGCGCCCGAGGACATGGTGAACGCCATCGCCATCAACTCGTCGGTCTTCAACGTGACCCGCCTGGTGGGACCGGCGGTCGCGGGGCTGATCACGGGCCTGTGGGGACCCGCACCCGCCTTCCTGCTCAACGGGCTCACCTTCCTGGCCGTCATCGCCAGCCTGATCCTGATCCCGCCGCGGCCCCGGCAGCATGCGGTGGGGGTCCAGCGGGGGCTCCTCTCCCACGTGCGCGAGGGACTGCAGTACGTCCGGCGCACCCCCCGGGTGGCCCGGGCCATCCTCCTCCTGGGCGCCCTCTCCACCTTCACCATGAACGTCAACGTCCTGGTGCCGGTCTTCGCCCGGGACGCGCTGGCCCAGGGCGCCACCGGGTACGGCCTCCTCATGTCGGCCATGGGGGTCGGGGCGCTGGTGGGCGCCCTCTACCTGGCGGCCCGCAGCCACGAGGGGGACCCGACGGGGCTCCGGATCGCGGCGGCCTTCGTCCTCTCGGGCGCCCTGGTGCTCTTGGGGCTCACCCGGCAGTACGCCCCGGCCCTGGCGGTGATGATGGCCGTGGGCTGGGGGATGGTCAGCTTCAACGCCAGCACCAACAGCACCCTGCAGATGAACACCCCCGACACCTACCGGGGGCGGGTGATGAGCCTCTACAGCCTCATGCTGGTGGGCGTGGCTCCCATCGGCAGCCTCCTCACCGGGGCCGCGCTGGACGCCTGGGGTCCGGCGGCCACCGCGCTCCTGGCCGGCGGGGCGGGGTTCCTCTTCGCCGTGATCCTCCAGCCCTGGCGCGACCTGCGCCGCTCTCCTGAAGCGGCCTGA
- a CDS encoding methyl-accepting chemotaxis protein gives MHWFRRPRERAPRVAAPAGRRRRRGVWRRTGWLNPWRLVENRSTLFKIVLLVVLVSAATAYVGWTGYTGLQATSTTVTGLIDRRIPLLESLGAAQSSVWEAAAAAYRTVLGSADEARGMTETAQFRGRVATAAARLGQLRPQMAPEDQAILQEVLDHLQQWADGTEELGRQVSAGELEAAAALSRVDGLQREHLDHANRMLSQLSIVIKTDMHIARQETLDLFQRASASMVITMGAATLLSLVLGVLLALSLSRPLRRLSEFVGSVAQGDFSGRAEGLEQRDEVGRLAAGLNTAVRQVRAMLHQVRQAARAVNASGNALTQASASVTDGIRQVSRTVQELARGADEQSRKLAGAQEVLQGQVGRLQGAAQAAEAIAREAAALSREAEAGESSVGQVHQGLARIREAVGRSGEANQRLTQGTLRISEAVDLIHTIADQTNLLALNASIEAARAGEHGRGFAVVAAEIRKLAEQAAGAAEEIRRLMDQVRTEASGVEASVGSLTQEVDEGVPVIRLSAESFRQIAAAVKGLSGRVVELARTLDRVVEGNRPVEAAVEEVVSISQETAAGAQEVAASTQEQDASMQEIAAAVRQLAGLAGELEEGLARFRLAAESEPGAGGGGSDAPAESTAFPA, from the coding sequence GTGCACTGGTTCCGACGACCCAGGGAGCGGGCCCCTCGCGTCGCCGCGCCGGCGGGGCGGAGGAGGCGCCGTGGCGTCTGGCGGCGGACAGGGTGGCTGAACCCCTGGCGCCTGGTGGAGAACCGCTCCACCCTCTTCAAGATCGTCCTCCTCGTGGTGCTGGTCTCCGCCGCCACCGCCTACGTGGGGTGGACGGGCTACACCGGGCTGCAGGCCACCAGCACCACGGTGACCGGGCTCATCGACAGGCGGATTCCGCTCCTGGAGAGCCTGGGTGCGGCGCAGAGCAGCGTGTGGGAGGCGGCGGCCGCCGCGTACCGGACCGTGCTGGGAAGTGCGGACGAGGCCCGGGGCATGACCGAGACGGCCCAGTTCCGGGGCCGCGTCGCCACCGCGGCGGCACGCCTCGGCCAGCTTCGCCCTCAGATGGCCCCGGAGGATCAGGCGATCCTCCAGGAGGTTCTGGATCACCTGCAGCAGTGGGCGGATGGCACGGAGGAGCTGGGGCGGCAGGTCTCCGCGGGGGAGCTGGAGGCGGCCGCGGCGCTCTCCCGGGTGGACGGGCTCCAGCGGGAGCACCTGGACCATGCCAACCGCATGCTCTCCCAGCTTTCCATCGTGATCAAGACCGACATGCACATCGCCAGGCAGGAGACCCTGGACCTCTTCCAGCGCGCCAGCGCCTCCATGGTGATCACCATGGGTGCCGCCACCCTGCTGAGCCTGGTGCTGGGCGTGCTGCTGGCCCTCTCCCTCAGCCGGCCGCTGCGCCGGTTGTCGGAGTTCGTGGGGAGCGTGGCCCAGGGAGACTTCTCGGGAAGGGCCGAGGGCCTCGAGCAGCGGGACGAGGTGGGGCGGCTGGCCGCGGGGCTGAACACCGCCGTCCGCCAGGTGCGGGCCATGCTCCACCAGGTCCGCCAGGCGGCCAGGGCGGTGAACGCCTCGGGGAACGCGCTCACCCAAGCCTCCGCCAGCGTGACCGACGGCATCCGGCAGGTGAGCCGCACCGTTCAGGAGCTGGCCCGAGGGGCGGACGAGCAGTCCCGGAAGCTGGCAGGCGCCCAGGAGGTCCTGCAGGGCCAGGTGGGCCGCCTGCAAGGGGCGGCGCAGGCCGCGGAAGCCATCGCCCGTGAAGCTGCGGCCCTCTCACGGGAGGCCGAGGCGGGTGAAAGCTCCGTAGGCCAGGTGCACCAGGGCCTGGCGCGCATCCGCGAGGCGGTGGGCCGCTCGGGCGAGGCAAACCAGCGGCTCACCCAGGGGACCCTCCGCATCAGCGAGGCGGTGGACCTGATCCACACCATCGCCGACCAGACCAACCTGCTGGCCCTGAACGCCTCCATCGAGGCCGCTCGGGCCGGCGAGCACGGCCGGGGGTTCGCGGTGGTGGCCGCCGAGATCCGCAAGCTGGCCGAGCAGGCGGCGGGGGCCGCAGAAGAGATCCGGCGCCTGATGGACCAGGTCCGAACCGAAGCCTCGGGCGTGGAGGCGAGCGTGGGGAGCCTCACTCAGGAGGTGGACGAGGGCGTTCCCGTGATCCGCTTGTCGGCCGAGAGCTTCCGGCAGATCGCCGCGGCGGTGAAGGGCCTCAGCGGGCGGGTCGTGGAGCTGGCGCGCACCCTCGACCGGGTGGTGGAAGGGAACCGCCCCGTGGAGGCCGCGGTGGAGGAGGTCGTCTCCATCTCGCAGGAGACGGCGGCCGGCGCCCAGGAGGTGGCGGCGAGCACCCAGGAGCAGGACGCCTCCATGCAGGAGATCGCCGCTGCCGTGCGTCAACTGGCCGGGCTGGCCGGTGAGCTGGAGGAGGGGTTGGCCCGCTTCCGGCTGGCCGCCGAGTCGGAACCCGGGGCCGGGGGCGGCGGGAGCGACGCTCCCGCTGAATCGACGGCCTTTCCGGCCTGA
- a CDS encoding accessory gene regulator ArgB-like protein encodes MERLADRMGRWLASEFDWTPEQQEVATFSLVLVVSTSFTLLLILLLSWAAGVLAEALIMAGTSALLRMFGGGAHLSGGWRCGWASALAVTGMALVAHGVGPVVGSTLGMATPWVLPVTGLAVAVVMARLAPVPAPEKPIRSERRRRSLRALAIAVSVTWGGAWAVILSLREVQPALWLASAFGLFQETLSVTPSGGRAARWLDRTIAQVFMKGGETA; translated from the coding sequence GTGGAGCGCTTGGCTGACCGCATGGGCCGGTGGCTCGCCTCCGAGTTCGACTGGACGCCCGAGCAGCAAGAGGTCGCAACCTTCTCTCTGGTCCTCGTCGTCTCCACGTCGTTCACTCTGCTTCTTATCCTTCTCTTGTCCTGGGCTGCAGGTGTCCTGGCGGAAGCGCTCATCATGGCCGGAACGTCGGCTCTGCTGAGGATGTTCGGCGGAGGAGCGCATCTCTCGGGTGGATGGCGATGCGGCTGGGCTAGCGCACTCGCGGTGACAGGTATGGCCCTTGTCGCGCATGGCGTCGGACCTGTCGTGGGATCGACCTTGGGGATGGCGACGCCTTGGGTGCTCCCAGTGACCGGGCTGGCCGTCGCGGTCGTCATGGCCCGACTGGCACCCGTTCCAGCGCCCGAGAAACCCATACGATCTGAACGGCGCCGCCGAAGCCTGCGCGCGCTGGCCATAGCAGTGAGCGTGACGTGGGGCGGGGCGTGGGCCGTGATCCTGAGCCTCCGGGAAGTTCAGCCTGCCCTCTGGCTCGCCTCGGCCTTCGGACTGTTCCAGGAGACGCTCTCGGTAACCCCTTCGGGAGGACGCGCCGCTCGTTGGCTTGACCGGACGATAGCACAGGTTTTCATGAAAGGAGGTGAGACGGCGTGA
- a CDS encoding cyclic lactone autoinducer peptide encodes MILALLGFLAATNVTYACAWFWYQPKPPKALMATK; translated from the coding sequence ATGATCCTGGCCCTTCTTGGGTTCTTGGCCGCCACGAACGTAACATACGCGTGCGCCTGGTTCTGGTACCAGCCAAAGCCGCCGAAGGCTTTGATGGCGACTAAGTAG